A genome region from Marasmius oreades isolate 03SP1 chromosome 5, whole genome shotgun sequence includes the following:
- a CDS encoding uncharacterized protein (BUSCO:EOG09262341), which translates to MTDYVRRLVSGKKARFKDHKLDVELDLVYLTDQVIIMGYPASGVEGLYRNRREDVKKFLDHRHGKNYWIFNFCPIKENSYDSQYFEGRVSRYPFPDHHAPPLALMPLVAREMRSWLDGSSERVAVLHCKAGKGRSGTMACAYLLSLNSNPAIPLEKSYSTKEWAAKRADDAMDIIPPDDDRHSTESSITDQTTVESPVQADSSPQSNTTPNHSPMALKHVLDLHTSRRMKQPLTSDKKVKQGVSIPSQRRYLYYWSLILSHQAPTHLWSNDPLMPSAPPTSTPKVRLAEIKLRTKESGGMTFNLVRAANAILDRGSTSKGSSQVWVSLARYDDDLIELLEKWERYTRDEANVGRRRPGTRDFGSETLNDIFEGGKWDKSKMVRSFARLGCSDDNDITKSDNGKDGKIITYTLTPLSDKRWKNIQGQLESTKAGEAVIDPEEFNIPASEGNSMYDLTQAVKGNRGVVLDAAREVRVKLYMGQVFMGWAWFIPTFHMPQPPPNGDPQASESPIQTTFKLTRKELDFPLGIGSSILDVEISLEWLKKAETETEGVQPLKTPEEEKEQDSSEPTGLAAAAQMVATPGVGVGDVVEAKQAGKD; encoded by the exons ATGACTGACTACGTTCGTCGACTGGTATCCGGAAAGAAAGCTCGTTTTAAGGACCACAAACTCGATGTAGAATTAG ACCTCGTGTATCTGACAGACCAAGTCATTATTATGGGATACCCAGCCTCTGGAGTTGAAGGTCTCTACAGAAATCGACGTGAAGACGTCAAAAAGTTTTTGGATCATAGGCACGGAAAAAATTATTGGATTTTCAACTTTTGCCCTATCAAGGAAAACTCTTACGACTCTCAATACTTTGAGGGAAGAGTCAGTCGATATCCTTTTCCAGACCACCA TGCTCCACCACTCGCTTTGATGCCTCTGGTTGCTCGCGAAATGCGGAGCTGGTTGGATGGTTCATCGGAAAGAGTTGCAGTTCTACACTGCAAAG CTGGCAAAGGACGCTCGGGAACAATGGCGTGCGCCTATCTGCTCTCCTTAAACTCGAATCCCGCCATTCCTCTCGAAAAAAGCTACAGTACGAAGGAATGGGCCGCTAAGCGTGCCGACGACGCTATGGACATCATTCCGCCTGACGACGACCGTCATTCCACTGAGAGTTCGATCACAGACCAGACCACGGTAGAGTCTCCAGTCCAAGCAGACTCCTCACCCCAATCCAACACCACTCCAAATCATTCTCCTATGGCTCTTAAACACGTCTTGGACCTACATACCTCTCGCCGCATGAAACAGCCTTTGACATCCGATAAAAAAGTCAAACAAGGTGTAAGCATCCCAAGTCAAAGACGGTATTTGTACTACTGGTCTCTTATTCTCTCACACCAAGCACCTACGCATCTATGGTCAAACGACCCGCTCATGCCCTCGGCCCCGCCAACGAGCACACCCAAAGTTCGTTTGGCAGAGATCAAGTTGCGTACGAAAGAGTCTGGAGGGATGACTTTCAACCTTGTTCGTGCTGCTAACGCCATCCTCGATCGCGGAAGTACCAGTAAAGGTTCGAGTCAGGTTTGGGTGTCCCTGGCACGATACGACGATGACTTGATCGAGTTGCTTGAGAAATGGGAACGGTACACTAGGGACGAAGCGAACGTTGGCAGGCGGCGGCCTGGAACTCGGGATTTCGGAAGCGAAACTCTAAACGACATCTTCGAAGGAGGGAAATGGGATAAAAGCAAGATGGTTAGGAGTTTTGCTAGACTGGGATGTTCCGATGACAACGATATAACCAAATCGGACAATGGAAAG GATGGCAAGATCATTACATATACCTTAACCCCACTCAGCGACAAGAGGTGGAAGAACATTCAAGGACAACTCGAGTCCACAAAGGCCGGCGAAGCTGTCATTGATCCAGAGGAATTCAATATTCCCGCTTCCGAAGGCAACTCTATGTACGACCTCACACAGGCCGTTAAGGGAAACAGAGGAGTGGTCCTCGACGCCGCGAGGGAAGTCAGAGTTAAACTTTACATGGGTCAG GTTTTCATGGGATGGGCTTGGTTCATACCTACATTCCATATGCCTCAACCTCCCCCCAATGGTGATCCTCAAGCTTCAGAGTCGCCCATCCAAACAACGTTCAAGCTGACCCGGAAAGAACTCGATTTTCCTCTCGGGATCGGCAGCTCGATTTTAGATGTAGAGATCTCTTTAGAGTGGTTGAAAAAAGCCGAAACTGAAACGGAAGGTGTTCAACCGTTGAAAACACCcgaggaagaaaaggaacaAGATTCTTCAGAACCAACAGGTTTGGCAGCTGCAGCTCAGATGGTTGCCACTCCAGGGGTTGGCGTTGGGGAT
- a CDS encoding uncharacterized protein (BUSCO:EOG09260ETR) — translation MRKQLDPRIQHLINNNVKKNHRSFIVLVGDKGRDQVVNLHFLLSQARVSARPSVLWCYKKDLGFTTHRKKMEAKIKRDVKKGIREPNDQNPFEIFVTVTDIRYTYYKESHKILGHTYGMLILQDFEAITPNLLARTIETVQGGGLIVLLLKTMSSLRQLYTMSMDVHSRYRTSAHNTVTARFNERFILSLGSSPDCLFLDDELNVLPISRGKDIVPCEPVASSSTSKEDTELKELKDSLSDTPVAGPLVQLAKTTSQARAILTFIDSISSKTLSSTCTLTSSRGRGKSAALGLGIAAAVAHGYANVFVTSPTPENLQTVFEFIFKGFDVLGYEEHLDYDILQTTNPEWGKAIVRVNIFKSHRQTIQYIQPQDAHVLGQAELVVIDEAAAVPLPLVRELMGPYLVFLASTVNGYEGTGRSLSLKLIKQLREEASSTVVGKDVAGTKEKEDAVVPIKSKKSTSDVVYKSGPKSAQRLLHEIKLTVPIRYSDGDKIESWLNTLLCLDVTLPSSSSSLRAAGCPHPSTCTLYRVNRDTLFSFHPASEVFLQRMMALYVASHYKNQPNDLQLMSDAPAHELYVLLPPLDEAEDNGKTAVLPTPLAVVQVALEGRISKDAIMDGLSRGLRAGGDMIPWLVAQQYQETRFAELSGARIVRVAVDPEMSNMGYGSRALQALNEFYSGDYVNLDEIEKAVESYPDPGVIEPSTSLLTDKPTVRSANAMPPLLQRLSEIKPAMLDYLGVSYGLTGGLLRFWKRLGYVPLYIRHTTSDLTGEHTCVMVRGLNSTPEGELEWLGEFAVDFRTRFLTLLAFPKFREFSCVLGLSVLESINQCANVKQIDTKGGGVKALTPTLLPTLLSPFDLKRLESYGNNMLDYHVVLDLLPTISTLFFQRRLITKGSSPSGPHGPSSASEEKYSSVTLSAVQSAILLGMGLQLKSVEDVEAELSLPVSQTLALLVKVIRKISKRLMEIQRETVVVQASGASPGVDGITADINIPKQLALNSVSRSIEEELEAAGSKEKEDRETRERQRELIDSLDLRKYAIDEGSVDWTVAEQQVQRISGGGGKANAQTVVSVLKTSSSGTKRKADTTVTDGGGPEGGGKGKKTRRGVKKAKR, via the exons ATGCGCAAGCAACTAGACCCACGAATACAACATCTTATTAACAACAATGTCAAGAAAAATCATCGCTCGTTCATAGTTCTTGTTGGTGACAAGGGCAGAGACCAG GTCGTCAACCTGCATTTCCTGCTCTCTCAGGCAAGGGTATCTGCTCGTCCATCTGTATTATGGTGCTACAAGAAAGATTTGGGTTTTACAACGCACCGCAAAAAGATGGAGGCAAAGATCAAGAGGGATGTCAAGAAAGGGATCAGAGAGCCTAATGATCAGAATCCATTCGAGATTTTCGTGACAGTCACTGATATACGATATAC GTACTACAAAGAATCACACAAAATTCTTGGCCATACATACGGAATGCTCATTTTGCAAGACTTCGAGGCAATAACCCCCAATCTTTTGGCCAGAACCATTGAAACGGTTCAAGGTGGTGGCCTCATCGTACTTCTCCTCAAAACAATGTCCTCCCTTCGCCAACTCTACACCATGTCCATGGACGTACATTCTCGTTATCGAACCTCTGCACACAACACCGTGACTGCGCGCTTCAACGAACGTTTCATTCTCTCTTTAGGCTCAAGTCCAGATTGCTTATTTTTGGATGATGAATTGAATGTTTTACCAATCTCACGAGGAAAGGATATCGTGCCTTGCGAGCCTGTTGCTTCATCGTCAACGAGCAAGGAAGACACCGAGCTCAAAGAGCTGAAGGATTCCCTATCCGATACCCCGGTCGCTGGGCCTCTAGTCCAGCTAGCTAAAACTACCTCCCAAGCACGAGCCATCCTCACGTtcatcgattccatctcttccAAAACTCTTTCCTCGACCTGTACTCTGACTTCGTCTCGTGGGCGTGGTAAATCTGCTGCTCTAGGATTAGGCATCGCAGCTGCCGTTGCTCATGGCTACGCCAATGTCTTCGTTACCTCCCCTACCCCGGAAAACTTGCAGACCGTTTTCGAGTTTATATTCAAGGGCTTCGACGTGCTTGGCTATGAGGAACATCTCGATTACGATATTCTGCAGACTACGAACCCGGAATGGGGAAAAGCCATCGTTCGGGTTAACATTTTCAAATCTCATCGGCAGACTATTCAGTACATACAGCCACAAGACGCACATGTATTGGGTCAAGCGGAGCTTGTCGTCATTGACGAGGCAGCAGCGGTTCCTCTTCCCCTCGTTAGGGAATTGATGGGTCCGTATCTAGTGTTTTTAGCCAGCACGGTCAACGGGTACGAAGGGACAGGACGGAGTCTGAGTTTGAAGTTGATCAAACAACTTCGAGAGGAAGCGAGTTCTACAGTTGTTGGGAAAGACGTTGCTGGgacgaaggaaaaggaagatgCTGTTGTCCCTATAAAGAGCAAAAAATCCACTTCCGATGTCGTCTACAAATCTGGACCGAAATCTGCGCAGCGCTTGTTGCATGAAATCAAACTCACGGTACCTATTCGGTACAGCGATGGAGACAAAATCGAGTCGTGGCTTAATACGCTGCTCTGTCTGGATGTGActcttccttcctcctcctcgtcaTTGCGTGCTGCTGGCTGTCCACATCCATCGACATGTACATTGTACCGTGTCAATCGGGACactcttttctccttccaccCAGCTTCGGAAGTGTTCTTACAGCGGATGATGGCGTTATATGTTGCAAGTCACTACAAAAACCAACCTAATGACTTACAACTTATGAGCGACGCCCCCGCCCACGAGCTGTACGTTCTTTTACCCCCACTAGACGAAGCCGAGGACAATGGAAAGACTGCTGTTCTCCCGACACCATTAGCTGTTGTACAGGTGGCGTTGGAGGGTCGAATTTCAAAGGACGCCATCATGGATGGGTTGAGCAGAGGTTTACGTGCTGGTGGAGATATGATTCCCTGGCTTGTAGCTCAACAGTATCAAGAAACCCGGTTTGCAGAGTTGAGCGGTGCAAGGATCGTTAGAGTTGCCGTTGATCCAGAGATGAGCAAC ATGGGGTACGGGTCTAGAGCATTACAAGCTTTAAACGAGTTCTATAGTGGTGATTATGTCAATTTAGATGAAATAGAGAAAGCGGTGGAGAGTTATCCTGACCCTGGTGTTATCGAGCCC tctacttctttgttaacCGACAAACCCACGGTCCGTTCCGCCAACGCTATGCCTCCCCTACTCCAACGTCTGTCAGAAATCAAACCAGCGATGTTGGATTATCTAGGTGTATCGTACGGGCTTACTGGAGGACTACTCCG ATTCTGGAAACGACTAGGTTATGTCCCGTTGTATATCCGACATACAACAAGCGACCTCACCGGGGAGCATACGTGTGTCATGGTCCGAGGGTTAAACAGCACTCCGGAAGGAGAGCTGGAATGGTTAGGAGAATTCGCTGTCG ACTTCCGAACGCGATTCCTCACACTACTCGCCTTCCCTAAGTTCCGCGAGTTTAGCTGTGTTCTTGGCCTCAGCGTTTTGGAATCTATAAATCAGTGCGCGAACGTCAAGCAGATCGATACGAAGGGTGGTGGAGTCAAAG CCCTAACACCCACTCTCCTCCCCACTCTCCTCTCCCCATTCGACTTGAAGCGCCTGGAATCATACGGCAACAACATGCTGGACTACCATGTCGTCCTCGACCTGTTACCTACAATTTCTACTCTGTTTTTCCAGAGGCGGTTGATAACCAAAGGCAGCAGTCCTAGTGGACCACACGGACCATCGAGTGCAAGCGAAGAAAAGTATTCAAGCGTAACATTGAGTGCAGTACAGAGTGCAATTCTACTGGGTATGGGATTGCAACTGAAGAGCGTTGAGGATGTAGAG GCCGAACTCTCCCTTCCAGTATCTCAGACACTAGCTCTTCTAGTCAAAGTCATCAGGAAAATCAGCAAACGCCTTATGGAGATCCAACGGGAAACCGTTGTAGTACAGGCTTCGGGTGCAAGTCCAGGGGTCGATGGCATAACTGCCGATATCAACATTCCCAAACAACTAGCCTTGAATTCCGTTTCACGGAGCATAGAAGAAGAACTCGAAGCAGCTGGgtcgaaggagaaggaggatagAGAAACGAGGGAAAGACAAAGAGAGCTGATCGATTCGCTGGATTTGAGAAA ATACGCCATTGACGAAGGATCGGTGGATTGGACAGTTGCAGAGCAGCAGGTTCAACGAATATCCGGCGGAGGCGGTAAAGCCAACGCGCAGACCGTAGTTAGCGTACTCAAAACATCTTCCTCGGGTACCAAACGAAAAGCTGATACGACTGTTACGGACGGAGGAGGCCCCGAGGggggagggaaagggaaaaagaCGAGGAGAGGGGTTAAGAAAGCCAAGCGGTAG
- a CDS encoding uncharacterized protein (BUSCO:EOG09260ETR), with protein MRKQLDPRIQHLINNNVKKNHRSFIVLVGDKGRDQVVNLHFLLSQARVSARPSVLWCYKKDLGFTTHRKKMEAKIKRDVKKGIREPNDQNPFEIFVTVTDIRYTYYKESHKILGHTYGMLILQDFEAITPNLLARTIETVQGGGLIVLLLKTMSSLRQLYTMSMDVHSRYRTSAHNTVTARFNERFILSLGSSPDCLFLDDELNVLPISRGKDIVPCEPVASSSTSKEDTELKELKDSLSDTPVAGPLVQLAKTTSQARAILTFIDSISSKTLSSTCTLTSSRGRGKSAALGLGIAAAVAHGYANVFVTSPTPENLQTVFEFIFKGFDVLGYEEHLDYDILQTTNPEWGKAIVRVNIFKSHRQTIQYIQPQDAHVLGQAELVVIDEAAAVPLPLVRELMGPYLVFLASTVNGYEGTGRSLSLKLIKQLREEASSTVVGKDVAGTKEKEDAVVPIKSKKSTSDVVYKSGPKSAQRLLHEIKLTVPIRYSDGDKIESWLNTLLCLDVTLPSSSSSLRAAGCPHPSTCTLYRVNRDTLFSFHPASEVFLQRMMALYVASHYKNQPNDLQLMSDAPAHELYVLLPPLDEAEDNGKTAVLPTPLAVVQVALEGRISKDAIMDGLSRGLRAGGDMIPWLVAQQYQETRFAELSGARIVRVAVDPEMSNMGYGSRALQALNEFYSGDYVNLDEIEKAVESYPDPGVIEPSTSLLTDKPTVRSANAMPPLLQRLSEIKPAMLDYLGVSYGLTGGLLRFWKRLGYVPLYIRHTTSDLTGEHTCVMVRGLNSTPEGELEWLGEFAVDFRTRFLTLLAFPKFREFSCVLGLSVLESINQCANVKQIDTKGGGVKALTPTLLPTLLSPFDLKRLESYGNNMLDYHVVLDLLPTISTLFFQRRLITKGSSPSGPHGPSSASEEKYSSVTLSAVQSAILLGMGLQLKSVEDVEAELSLPVSQTLALLVKVIRKISKRLMEIQRETVVVQASGASPGVDGITADINIPKQLALNSVSRSIEEELEAAGSKEKEDRETRERQRELIDSLDLRK; from the exons ATGCGCAAGCAACTAGACCCACGAATACAACATCTTATTAACAACAATGTCAAGAAAAATCATCGCTCGTTCATAGTTCTTGTTGGTGACAAGGGCAGAGACCAG GTCGTCAACCTGCATTTCCTGCTCTCTCAGGCAAGGGTATCTGCTCGTCCATCTGTATTATGGTGCTACAAGAAAGATTTGGGTTTTACAACGCACCGCAAAAAGATGGAGGCAAAGATCAAGAGGGATGTCAAGAAAGGGATCAGAGAGCCTAATGATCAGAATCCATTCGAGATTTTCGTGACAGTCACTGATATACGATATAC GTACTACAAAGAATCACACAAAATTCTTGGCCATACATACGGAATGCTCATTTTGCAAGACTTCGAGGCAATAACCCCCAATCTTTTGGCCAGAACCATTGAAACGGTTCAAGGTGGTGGCCTCATCGTACTTCTCCTCAAAACAATGTCCTCCCTTCGCCAACTCTACACCATGTCCATGGACGTACATTCTCGTTATCGAACCTCTGCACACAACACCGTGACTGCGCGCTTCAACGAACGTTTCATTCTCTCTTTAGGCTCAAGTCCAGATTGCTTATTTTTGGATGATGAATTGAATGTTTTACCAATCTCACGAGGAAAGGATATCGTGCCTTGCGAGCCTGTTGCTTCATCGTCAACGAGCAAGGAAGACACCGAGCTCAAAGAGCTGAAGGATTCCCTATCCGATACCCCGGTCGCTGGGCCTCTAGTCCAGCTAGCTAAAACTACCTCCCAAGCACGAGCCATCCTCACGTtcatcgattccatctcttccAAAACTCTTTCCTCGACCTGTACTCTGACTTCGTCTCGTGGGCGTGGTAAATCTGCTGCTCTAGGATTAGGCATCGCAGCTGCCGTTGCTCATGGCTACGCCAATGTCTTCGTTACCTCCCCTACCCCGGAAAACTTGCAGACCGTTTTCGAGTTTATATTCAAGGGCTTCGACGTGCTTGGCTATGAGGAACATCTCGATTACGATATTCTGCAGACTACGAACCCGGAATGGGGAAAAGCCATCGTTCGGGTTAACATTTTCAAATCTCATCGGCAGACTATTCAGTACATACAGCCACAAGACGCACATGTATTGGGTCAAGCGGAGCTTGTCGTCATTGACGAGGCAGCAGCGGTTCCTCTTCCCCTCGTTAGGGAATTGATGGGTCCGTATCTAGTGTTTTTAGCCAGCACGGTCAACGGGTACGAAGGGACAGGACGGAGTCTGAGTTTGAAGTTGATCAAACAACTTCGAGAGGAAGCGAGTTCTACAGTTGTTGGGAAAGACGTTGCTGGgacgaaggaaaaggaagatgCTGTTGTCCCTATAAAGAGCAAAAAATCCACTTCCGATGTCGTCTACAAATCTGGACCGAAATCTGCGCAGCGCTTGTTGCATGAAATCAAACTCACGGTACCTATTCGGTACAGCGATGGAGACAAAATCGAGTCGTGGCTTAATACGCTGCTCTGTCTGGATGTGActcttccttcctcctcctcgtcaTTGCGTGCTGCTGGCTGTCCACATCCATCGACATGTACATTGTACCGTGTCAATCGGGACactcttttctccttccaccCAGCTTCGGAAGTGTTCTTACAGCGGATGATGGCGTTATATGTTGCAAGTCACTACAAAAACCAACCTAATGACTTACAACTTATGAGCGACGCCCCCGCCCACGAGCTGTACGTTCTTTTACCCCCACTAGACGAAGCCGAGGACAATGGAAAGACTGCTGTTCTCCCGACACCATTAGCTGTTGTACAGGTGGCGTTGGAGGGTCGAATTTCAAAGGACGCCATCATGGATGGGTTGAGCAGAGGTTTACGTGCTGGTGGAGATATGATTCCCTGGCTTGTAGCTCAACAGTATCAAGAAACCCGGTTTGCAGAGTTGAGCGGTGCAAGGATCGTTAGAGTTGCCGTTGATCCAGAGATGAGCAAC ATGGGGTACGGGTCTAGAGCATTACAAGCTTTAAACGAGTTCTATAGTGGTGATTATGTCAATTTAGATGAAATAGAGAAAGCGGTGGAGAGTTATCCTGACCCTGGTGTTATCGAGCCC tctacttctttgttaacCGACAAACCCACGGTCCGTTCCGCCAACGCTATGCCTCCCCTACTCCAACGTCTGTCAGAAATCAAACCAGCGATGTTGGATTATCTAGGTGTATCGTACGGGCTTACTGGAGGACTACTCCG ATTCTGGAAACGACTAGGTTATGTCCCGTTGTATATCCGACATACAACAAGCGACCTCACCGGGGAGCATACGTGTGTCATGGTCCGAGGGTTAAACAGCACTCCGGAAGGAGAGCTGGAATGGTTAGGAGAATTCGCTGTCG ACTTCCGAACGCGATTCCTCACACTACTCGCCTTCCCTAAGTTCCGCGAGTTTAGCTGTGTTCTTGGCCTCAGCGTTTTGGAATCTATAAATCAGTGCGCGAACGTCAAGCAGATCGATACGAAGGGTGGTGGAGTCAAAG CCCTAACACCCACTCTCCTCCCCACTCTCCTCTCCCCATTCGACTTGAAGCGCCTGGAATCATACGGCAACAACATGCTGGACTACCATGTCGTCCTCGACCTGTTACCTACAATTTCTACTCTGTTTTTCCAGAGGCGGTTGATAACCAAAGGCAGCAGTCCTAGTGGACCACACGGACCATCGAGTGCAAGCGAAGAAAAGTATTCAAGCGTAACATTGAGTGCAGTACAGAGTGCAATTCTACTGGGTATGGGATTGCAACTGAAGAGCGTTGAGGATGTAGAG GCCGAACTCTCCCTTCCAGTATCTCAGACACTAGCTCTTCTAGTCAAAGTCATCAGGAAAATCAGCAAACGCCTTATGGAGATCCAACGGGAAACCGTTGTAGTACAGGCTTCGGGTGCAAGTCCAGGGGTCGATGGCATAACTGCCGATATCAACATTCCCAAACAACTAGCCTTGAATTCCGTTTCACGGAGCATAGAAGAAGAACTCGAAGCAGCTGGgtcgaaggagaaggaggatagAGAAACGAGGGAAAGACAAAGAGAGCTGATCGATTCGCTGGATTTGAGAAAGTAA
- a CDS encoding uncharacterized protein (BUSCO:EOG09264YIJ) translates to MIMKAAIYHLPVVVRCRILPFTAFYSSRRNLSSTPKDSTTVYRGTFFEQRSLSILEKHLSMTLTRVGGKEDGGVDLIGWWWIPTVDSNVEEAVDFSAWKRVRVVAQCKAEKKKVAPKYVRELEGVVYRQMYQSSQELNTLDVVNKPTIVALFISESPFSKSALLRAMSSTVPFLLVYIPPLPTNGESDSSSGGIGTVVWNPALGGTTGLLQGRMEVRWTRSTTSGTDFPTMWYAGQLVPSLKPGV, encoded by the coding sequence ATGATCATGAAAGCGGCTATCTATCATCTCCCTGTCGTCGTACGATGTCGAATCCTACCATTCACCGCCTTTTATTCAAGCAGAAGGAACCTATCGTCCACCCCAAAGGATTCTACGACAGTTTACCGAGGAACATTTTTCGAACAACGTTCGCTCTCCATTCTTGAAAAACACCTGTCCATGACATTGACGCGTGTCGGCGGGAAGGAAGACGGTGGTGTTGACTTAATTGGATGGTGGTGGATCCCTACTGTCGactcaaacgtcgaagaagCCGTCGACTTCTCAGCCTGGAAACGTGTCAGAGTGGTTGCACAGTGCaaagccgaaaagaaaaaggtcgCGCCAAAGTATGTGAGGGAATTGGAGGGTGTGGTGTATCGACAGATGTATCAGTCAAGCCAGGAATTGAACACCCTTGACGTGGTGAATAAGCCGACGATAGTCGCACTTTTCATTTCAGAATCCCCTTTCTCGAAATCTGCTCTCCTACGTGCGATGTCCTCCACAGTTCCGTTTCTACTGGTGTACATTCCTCCTTTACCTACGAATGGTGAATCAGATTCAAGTTCGGGAGGGATTGGGACGGTCGTGTGGAACCCCGCATTGGGCGGCACCACCGGCTTGCTACAAGGGAGAATGGAGGTTCGATGGACACGTAGTACTACAAGTGGTACTGACTTCCCCACAATGTGGTACGCCGGCCAGCTGGTTCCTTCTCTCAAACCTGGCGTGTAA
- a CDS encoding uncharacterized protein (BUSCO:EOG09262341), with protein sequence MTDYVRRLVSGKKARFKDHKLDVELDLVYLTDQVIIMGYPASGVEGLYRNRREDVKKFLDHRHGKNYWIFNFCPIKENSYDSQYFEGRVSRYPFPDHHAPPLALMPLVAREMRSWLDGSSERVAVLHCKAGKGRSGTMACAYLLSLNSNPAIPLEKSYSTKEWAAKRADDAMDIIPPDDDRHSTESSITDQTTVESPVQADSSPQSNTTPNHSPMALKHVLDLHTSRRMKQPLTSDKKVKQGVSIPSQRRYLYYWSLILSHQAPTHLWSNDPLMPSAPPTSTPKVRLAEIKLRTKESGGMTFNLVRAANAILDRGSTSKGSSQVWVSLARYDDDLIELLEKWERYTRDEANVGRRRPGTRDFGSETLNDIFEGGKWDKSKMVRSFARLGCSDDNDITKSDNGKVIIDASLFSKIFFFTYHR encoded by the exons ATGACTGACTACGTTCGTCGACTGGTATCCGGAAAGAAAGCTCGTTTTAAGGACCACAAACTCGATGTAGAATTAG ACCTCGTGTATCTGACAGACCAAGTCATTATTATGGGATACCCAGCCTCTGGAGTTGAAGGTCTCTACAGAAATCGACGTGAAGACGTCAAAAAGTTTTTGGATCATAGGCACGGAAAAAATTATTGGATTTTCAACTTTTGCCCTATCAAGGAAAACTCTTACGACTCTCAATACTTTGAGGGAAGAGTCAGTCGATATCCTTTTCCAGACCACCA TGCTCCACCACTCGCTTTGATGCCTCTGGTTGCTCGCGAAATGCGGAGCTGGTTGGATGGTTCATCGGAAAGAGTTGCAGTTCTACACTGCAAAG CTGGCAAAGGACGCTCGGGAACAATGGCGTGCGCCTATCTGCTCTCCTTAAACTCGAATCCCGCCATTCCTCTCGAAAAAAGCTACAGTACGAAGGAATGGGCCGCTAAGCGTGCCGACGACGCTATGGACATCATTCCGCCTGACGACGACCGTCATTCCACTGAGAGTTCGATCACAGACCAGACCACGGTAGAGTCTCCAGTCCAAGCAGACTCCTCACCCCAATCCAACACCACTCCAAATCATTCTCCTATGGCTCTTAAACACGTCTTGGACCTACATACCTCTCGCCGCATGAAACAGCCTTTGACATCCGATAAAAAAGTCAAACAAGGTGTAAGCATCCCAAGTCAAAGACGGTATTTGTACTACTGGTCTCTTATTCTCTCACACCAAGCACCTACGCATCTATGGTCAAACGACCCGCTCATGCCCTCGGCCCCGCCAACGAGCACACCCAAAGTTCGTTTGGCAGAGATCAAGTTGCGTACGAAAGAGTCTGGAGGGATGACTTTCAACCTTGTTCGTGCTGCTAACGCCATCCTCGATCGCGGAAGTACCAGTAAAGGTTCGAGTCAGGTTTGGGTGTCCCTGGCACGATACGACGATGACTTGATCGAGTTGCTTGAGAAATGGGAACGGTACACTAGGGACGAAGCGAACGTTGGCAGGCGGCGGCCTGGAACTCGGGATTTCGGAAGCGAAACTCTAAACGACATCTTCGAAGGAGGGAAATGGGATAAAAGCAAGATGGTTAGGAGTTTTGCTAGACTGGGATGTTCCGATGACAACGATATAACCAAATCGGACAATGGAAAGGTTATCATCGATGCCTCCCTCTTTTCgaaaattttttttttcacttaCCACCGATAA